One genomic region from Cyanobacterium stanieri LEGE 03274 encodes:
- the proS gene encoding proline--tRNA ligase, translating to MRLSQMLWVTLREDPAEAEIPSHKLLLRAGFIRRIGSGVYAYMPLMWRVLQKVSQIVREEMNATGALECLLPQIQPADLWQESGRWDTYTKAEGIMFSLVDRQKRELGLGPTHEEVITAIASDMIKSYRQLPQHLYQIQTKFRDEIRPRFGLMRGREFIMKDGYSFHTSPESLKETYADMDRAYRNILSRCGLSFRAVEADSGAIGGSGSQEFMVLADAGEDEILYTEDGKYAANVEKAVSLPADVVASPFSSFEKKETPNTETIAKVSEFLNCSPTNIVKNVLYQAVYDSGKTVLILVSIRGDQDVNEVKLNNELVKIAHNYDAKTIISLTVPDENAQQKWASKSLPLGYIAPDLSDDYIAPSAQVEGSFLRLADETVKDLANFVTGSNEMGYHTVGANWGKEFTLPTVVDVRKASVGDRSLHDSTQLLQTARGIEVGHIFQLGTKYSQAMGATYTSEAGKEEPFVMGCYGIGVSRLAQAAVEQSYDKDGIIWPRAIAPYQAIVIIPNISDEQQVRVAEQLYNDLNKAGIDTLLDDRNERAGVKFKDADLVGIPYRVVTGRSLKDGKVEFVKRATKEAQDIPIEAVVETILND from the coding sequence ATGCGTTTATCTCAGATGTTATGGGTTACTTTACGAGAAGACCCTGCGGAAGCTGAAATCCCTAGTCATAAGCTATTGTTGAGGGCTGGTTTTATTCGCCGTATTGGTAGCGGTGTTTATGCTTATATGCCGTTGATGTGGCGTGTATTACAAAAAGTTTCCCAGATAGTCCGAGAAGAAATGAACGCAACGGGGGCGTTGGAATGTTTATTACCCCAGATTCAACCTGCGGATTTGTGGCAGGAGTCGGGGCGCTGGGATACTTACACCAAGGCAGAAGGGATTATGTTTTCTTTGGTGGATAGGCAAAAAAGGGAGTTGGGTTTAGGCCCTACCCATGAGGAGGTGATAACGGCGATCGCCAGTGATATGATCAAATCATACCGTCAGTTACCCCAACACCTATACCAAATTCAAACCAAATTTAGGGATGAAATTCGCCCCCGTTTTGGCTTGATGCGTGGTCGAGAATTTATCATGAAGGATGGTTATTCGTTCCATACTAGCCCTGAATCCCTCAAGGAAACCTATGCAGATATGGATCGGGCTTACCGCAATATTTTAAGCCGTTGTGGGCTAAGTTTTCGGGCAGTAGAAGCCGATTCGGGGGCCATTGGCGGTTCAGGTTCTCAAGAATTTATGGTATTGGCGGATGCGGGGGAAGACGAGATTTTATACACCGAGGATGGTAAATATGCGGCTAACGTAGAAAAGGCGGTTTCTTTACCTGCGGATGTGGTGGCTTCTCCTTTTAGTAGTTTTGAAAAGAAAGAAACTCCTAACACTGAAACCATTGCCAAAGTAAGTGAATTTTTAAACTGCTCTCCTACTAATATTGTCAAAAATGTTTTATATCAAGCGGTTTACGATTCAGGAAAAACTGTCTTAATTTTAGTCAGTATTAGGGGGGATCAAGATGTTAATGAAGTTAAATTAAATAATGAATTGGTCAAAATTGCCCATAATTATGATGCTAAAACCATCATTAGTTTAACTGTTCCCGATGAAAACGCCCAACAAAAATGGGCTAGTAAATCTTTACCCTTGGGTTATATTGCCCCTGATTTAAGTGATGATTACATTGCACCCTCAGCACAGGTAGAGGGTAGTTTTTTACGTTTAGCCGATGAAACCGTCAAAGATTTAGCCAACTTCGTCACGGGTAGCAATGAAATGGGTTATCATACCGTGGGCGCAAATTGGGGTAAGGAATTTACTTTACCTACCGTGGTGGATGTTCGTAAAGCGTCTGTGGGCGATCGCAGTTTACACGATTCTACACAATTGTTACAAACCGCCAGAGGTATTGAGGTAGGGCATATTTTCCAACTGGGTACGAAATATTCCCAAGCCATGGGCGCTACCTATACCAGTGAGGCAGGAAAAGAAGAACCTTTCGTGATGGGATGTTATGGTATTGGTGTATCCCGTCTTGCCCAGGCAGCGGTAGAGCAATCCTATGATAAAGATGGTATCATATGGCCAAGGGCGATCGCACCCTATCAAGCCATCGTTATTATTCCTAACATCAGCGACGAACAACAAGTAAGAGTCGCCGAACAGCTATATAATGACCTCAATAAAGCTGGTATTGATACCCTTTTAGATGATCGTAATGAGAGGGCAGGGGTAAAATTCAAAGATGCTGATTTAGTGGGTATTCCCTATCGAGTAGTTACGGGGCGATCGTTAAAAGATGGTAAAGTAGAGTTTGTTAAACGAGCCACCAAAGAAGCCCAAGACATCCCCATCGAAGCCGTAGTTGAAACTATCCTCAACGATTAG
- a CDS encoding GH116 family glycosyl hydrolase: protein MLKIELPNIPPQSWQCEIGKKWDHPYTVRYESNLDDGANHGMPLGGFGAGCIGRAPSGDFNLWHIDGGNHTFTTLPACQFAVFEHPEGEDAQVYALSTNAPEDGSLSSWSWYPQGKGTYSALYPRSWFSYEGVFKSQLVCEQFSPVWAGSYQESSYPMAVFEWSIHNPTDKPITMSIMVSWQNTVGWFTNAIKSPTVKVRDDGSPEYEYKPRWGNSTGNLNQWIQDGFRVGCLFDRIRLEDEPTEGEGQWAIATTTNPTLEVFYHTRWNPKGDGSEIWDRFAMNGSLPDFQDETPAEPGEQIAGAMAIRFTIRPGKTKKIPFILGWDFPVTEFAQGVNYFRRYTDFFGRNGRNVWSMIRTGLKHHDMWQNKIKMWQEPILSRSNLPDWLKMALFNELYLLTQGGTLWTAATEDDPVGQFGVLECIDYRWYESLDVRLYGSFGLLQLFPRLEKSVMEAFARAIPTADDTPRIIGYNGASAIRKAKGATPHDLGAPNEHPWIKSNYTSYQDCNLWKDLGSDFVLLVYRDYLYTGKNDQDFLWECWDSVVETLHYVKGFDLDNDGIPENSGAPDQTFDDWRLQGISAYCGGLWICALEAAIAIGTILLDNPPVNPALEKENAQENIQGAIALFRQWLHQSRAIYHDTLWNGEYYNLDSKSGSDVVMADQLCGQYYAQLLKLPDVVEKEYVTATLQKIYDACYLKFHNGTLGIANGVKPDGSPEKENDTHPLEIWTGINYGIVAFMILNGMKEEGLQVAETVVNQVYGNGLQFRTPEAITAVNTFRASHYLRAMAIWAIYQALS, encoded by the coding sequence ATGCTCAAAATCGAACTACCTAATATTCCTCCTCAATCTTGGCAATGTGAAATCGGTAAAAAATGGGATCATCCCTATACTGTGCGCTACGAGAGTAATTTGGATGATGGGGCAAACCATGGGATGCCTTTGGGGGGTTTTGGGGCAGGTTGTATCGGTAGGGCGCCTAGTGGAGATTTTAATTTGTGGCACATTGACGGGGGAAATCATACTTTTACGACTCTCCCTGCTTGTCAGTTTGCGGTATTTGAACACCCGGAAGGGGAAGATGCCCAAGTATATGCCCTCAGTACCAATGCTCCCGAGGATGGTAGTTTATCGAGTTGGTCATGGTATCCTCAAGGAAAGGGTACTTATTCGGCACTGTATCCCCGTAGTTGGTTTAGTTATGAAGGGGTGTTTAAATCCCAGTTGGTATGTGAACAATTTTCTCCCGTCTGGGCAGGGAGTTATCAGGAGTCTAGTTATCCCATGGCGGTGTTTGAGTGGAGTATTCATAATCCCACTGATAAACCCATTACCATGAGCATTATGGTATCCTGGCAAAATACGGTGGGTTGGTTTACCAATGCCATTAAATCGCCCACGGTGAAGGTGAGGGATGATGGTAGCCCTGAGTATGAGTATAAACCCCGTTGGGGCAACAGTACGGGCAATCTTAATCAATGGATACAGGATGGTTTTCGGGTAGGTTGTTTATTCGATCGCATCAGGTTAGAGGATGAACCCACGGAAGGGGAAGGGCAATGGGCGATCGCAACTACTACCAATCCTACCTTAGAGGTATTTTATCACACCCGTTGGAATCCCAAAGGAGACGGCAGCGAAATTTGGGATAGATTTGCCATGAATGGCTCTTTACCAGACTTTCAGGACGAAACCCCCGCCGAACCAGGGGAACAAATTGCAGGGGCAATGGCGATCAGATTTACCATTCGCCCTGGGAAAACCAAAAAGATTCCTTTTATTTTAGGGTGGGATTTCCCCGTAACGGAATTTGCCCAAGGAGTTAACTATTTTCGTCGCTATACCGACTTTTTTGGCAGAAATGGGCGTAATGTGTGGTCAATGATTCGCACGGGCTTAAAACACCATGATATGTGGCAAAATAAGATAAAAATGTGGCAAGAGCCGATTTTGAGTCGTTCTAATTTGCCTGATTGGCTGAAAATGGCTCTGTTTAATGAATTATATTTGCTTACCCAAGGGGGTACATTGTGGACAGCCGCCACGGAGGATGATCCGGTGGGTCAATTTGGGGTGTTAGAATGTATTGATTATCGTTGGTATGAAAGTTTAGATGTCCGTTTATACGGCTCTTTTGGACTTTTACAACTTTTCCCCCGTCTCGAAAAGTCCGTTATGGAAGCCTTTGCCCGTGCCATTCCCACGGCGGATGATACTCCCCGTATTATCGGTTATAACGGTGCTTCGGCAATTAGGAAGGCAAAAGGGGCAACTCCCCACGATTTGGGCGCACCTAATGAGCATCCTTGGATAAAAAGCAACTATACCAGTTACCAAGATTGTAATTTGTGGAAGGATTTGGGTTCGGATTTTGTGCTGTTGGTATATCGGGATTATCTTTATACGGGTAAAAATGATCAGGATTTCTTGTGGGAATGTTGGGATAGTGTGGTGGAAACTTTGCACTATGTGAAGGGTTTTGACCTTGATAATGATGGTATTCCCGAAAATTCTGGTGCGCCTGATCAAACTTTTGATGATTGGCGTTTACAGGGTATCAGCGCCTATTGTGGTGGTTTGTGGATATGTGCGTTGGAAGCGGCCATCGCCATTGGTACTATATTATTAGATAATCCCCCTGTAAATCCTGCTTTGGAGAAGGAAAACGCTCAGGAAAATATCCAAGGTGCGATCGCCCTTTTCCGTCAATGGTTACATCAATCAAGGGCAATTTACCATGACACCCTCTGGAATGGGGAATATTACAACCTAGACAGTAAAAGCGGTTCGGATGTAGTAATGGCAGATCAACTCTGCGGACAATATTACGCCCAATTGTTGAAGTTACCTGATGTGGTGGAAAAGGAATATGTCACCGCTACCCTGCAAAAAATTTATGATGCTTGTTATCTCAAATTCCATAACGGCACCCTCGGCATCGCCAACGGGGTTAAACCCGATGGAAGTCCAGAAAAGGAAAATGATACCCACCCCCTCGAAATTTGGACAGGAATTAACTATGGTATCGTCGCCTTTATGATTCTCAATGGCATGAAGGAGGAGGGTTTACAGGTAGCAGAAACAGTGGTTAATCAAGTTTATGGCAATGGTTTACAATTCCGCACCCCCGAAGCAATTACGGCGGTTAATACTTTCCGTGCTAGTCATTATTTAAGGGCGATGGCGATTTGGGCTATTTATCAGGCACTTAGTTGA
- a CDS encoding DUF7682 family zinc-binding protein: MPRRKKNFACGHVGYGSKCHRCAHQDSMREEKRRAKNAWRQSFNHDPIDLSSLPKNVVLKARDIIKKLQNKTSYTNFRGKRLRHNRFIISIPVTRHYRLICRDCGSFVAPEAVVSHEDYNVCKPGI, translated from the coding sequence ATGCCTAGAAGAAAGAAAAATTTTGCTTGTGGTCATGTCGGATATGGTAGTAAATGTCATAGATGCGCCCATCAAGACTCCATGAGAGAAGAAAAAAGGAGGGCAAAAAACGCTTGGAGACAAAGTTTTAACCATGATCCCATTGACTTAAGTTCATTACCAAAAAACGTAGTTTTAAAGGCTAGGGACATTATTAAAAAACTGCAAAACAAAACTAGCTATACCAATTTTAGGGGAAAAAGACTAAGACATAATCGCTTCATCATTAGTATTCCCGTAACGAGGCATTATCGCCTAATTTGTCGAGACTGTGGCAGTTTTGTAGCGCCAGAAGCGGTGGTATCCCATGAAGATTATAATGTTTGTAAACCAGGAATTTAG